One window of the Streptomyces sp. ITFR-21 genome contains the following:
- the thrB gene encoding homoserine kinase, which translates to MAGPAFRAAAVRVRVPATSANLGPGFDAFGLALGLYDDVVVRVADAGLHVDIAGEGADTLPRDEKHLVVRSLRTTFDLLGGQPRGLEVVCANRVPHGRGLGSSSAAICAGIIAARAVTIGGPGVLDDTALLELATEIEGHPDNVAACLLGGFTLAWTDGGAARAIRMDPVASLVPVVFVPATPLLTETARGLLPRTVPHVDAAVNAGRAALLVEALTRRPDLLLPATEDRLHQDYRGPAMPESLALVSRLRAEGVPAVVSGAGPTVLALSDEGAADKVSRFAAEGWAANRLALDLTGASVLPLAGGQ; encoded by the coding sequence ATGGCCGGTCCCGCGTTCCGCGCCGCCGCAGTACGAGTGCGCGTCCCCGCGACCAGCGCCAACCTGGGCCCCGGTTTCGACGCCTTCGGCCTGGCCTTGGGGCTGTACGACGACGTGGTGGTCCGCGTCGCCGACGCCGGTCTGCACGTCGACATCGCAGGGGAGGGCGCCGACACGCTGCCCCGGGACGAGAAGCATTTGGTCGTACGGTCGCTGCGGACCACGTTCGACCTGCTGGGGGGCCAGCCGCGCGGCCTCGAAGTGGTGTGCGCCAACCGCGTCCCGCACGGGCGCGGCCTCGGCTCGTCGTCGGCCGCCATCTGCGCGGGAATCATCGCCGCCCGCGCGGTGACGATAGGCGGGCCGGGTGTGCTCGACGACACCGCGCTGCTGGAACTGGCCACCGAGATCGAGGGCCACCCCGACAACGTGGCGGCCTGCCTGCTCGGCGGTTTCACGCTGGCCTGGACCGATGGCGGCGCCGCGCGGGCGATCCGGATGGACCCGGTGGCGTCGCTGGTGCCGGTCGTCTTCGTGCCGGCCACGCCGCTGCTCACCGAGACCGCCCGCGGGCTGCTGCCGCGTACCGTCCCGCATGTGGACGCCGCGGTCAACGCGGGCCGGGCCGCGCTGCTGGTGGAGGCGCTCACCAGGCGCCCCGACCTGCTGCTGCCCGCCACCGAGGACCGCCTGCACCAGGACTACCGGGGGCCCGCCATGCCGGAGAGTCTGGCGCTGGTCAGCCGGCTGCGCGCGGAAGGCGTCCCCGCCGTCGTGTCCGGCGCGGGGCCGACCGTGCTGGCGCTGTCCGACGAGGGCGCCGCCGACAAGGTCTCCCGGTTCGCGGCCGAGGGCTGGGCGGCGAACCGCCTGGCGCTCGACCTCACCGGGGCCAGTGTGCTGCCGCTCGCAGGGGGGCAGTGA
- the rho gene encoding transcription termination factor Rho — MSDTTDLMGVRADNTVAASDAAAPATGAATASASRRRRSGTGLDAMVLAELQQLASGLGIKGTARMRKSQLIETIKERQAGGGTTAPQAAPAEAAVAEKPKRRATSRTRIEQAEAEPAAAPAAPPEPQQIEIPGQPAGEQAKAAAANGARTERADRAEAAVDTAEGRDARSGDARQQAAGDDRQDRQRGQRGDRRERQRDRQRNRGEDGADGGSRQNRDSRGDRDRDRQQQGGQGQGQNQGGQGQGGQSQQQAGQGGQGGAPQDDDEFGDGRGRRRGRYRDRRGRGNRREEFGGGGEPQVADDDVLIPVAGILDILDNYAFIRTSGYLPGPNDVYVSLAQVRKNGLRKGDHVTGAVRQPKDGERREKFNALVRLDSANGMGADSGRGRPEFNKLTPLYPQDRLRLETDPGVLTTRIIDLVSPIGKGQRGLIVAPPKTGKTMIMQAIANAITTNNPECHLMVVLVDERPEEVTDMQRSVKGEVISSTFDRPAEDHTTVAELAIERAKRLVELGHDVVVLLDSITRLGRAYNLAAPASGRILSGGVDSTALYPPKRFFGAARNIEDGGSLTILATALVETGSRMDEVIFEEFKGTGNMELKLDRKLADKRIFPAVDVDPSGTRKEEILLDRDELGIVWKLRRVLHALDSQQAIELLLDKMKQTKSNAEFLMQIAKTTPGQNND, encoded by the coding sequence GTGAGCGACACCACCGATCTGATGGGCGTGCGCGCAGACAACACTGTCGCCGCGTCCGATGCCGCCGCGCCTGCTACCGGTGCTGCCACGGCCAGTGCCTCACGGCGACGCCGGTCCGGTACCGGTCTGGACGCAATGGTCCTGGCCGAACTGCAGCAGCTCGCCTCGGGCCTCGGTATCAAGGGCACCGCGCGGATGCGCAAGAGCCAGCTGATCGAGACCATCAAGGAGCGGCAGGCCGGCGGCGGCACCACCGCCCCGCAGGCCGCCCCGGCCGAGGCAGCCGTCGCCGAGAAGCCGAAGCGCCGGGCCACCTCGCGGACCCGTATCGAGCAGGCCGAGGCCGAGCCCGCCGCGGCGCCGGCCGCGCCGCCCGAGCCGCAGCAGATCGAGATCCCGGGCCAGCCGGCCGGCGAGCAGGCCAAGGCCGCCGCCGCCAACGGGGCCAGGACCGAGCGCGCCGACCGCGCCGAGGCGGCGGTGGACACCGCCGAGGGCCGCGACGCCAGGAGCGGGGACGCCAGGCAGCAGGCCGCGGGCGACGACCGCCAGGACCGCCAGCGCGGCCAGCGCGGCGACCGCAGGGAGCGGCAGCGCGACCGCCAGCGCAACCGCGGCGAGGACGGCGCCGACGGCGGCAGCCGGCAGAACCGGGACAGCCGCGGCGACCGTGACCGCGACCGGCAGCAGCAGGGCGGCCAGGGCCAGGGCCAGAACCAGGGCGGCCAGGGTCAGGGCGGCCAGAGCCAGCAGCAGGCCGGCCAGGGCGGTCAGGGCGGCGCCCCGCAGGACGACGACGAGTTCGGCGACGGCCGCGGCCGTCGCAGGGGCCGCTACCGCGACCGCCGGGGACGCGGCAACCGCCGCGAGGAGTTCGGTGGCGGCGGTGAGCCGCAGGTCGCCGACGACGACGTGCTGATCCCGGTGGCCGGCATCCTCGACATCCTCGACAACTACGCCTTCATCCGGACCTCCGGCTACCTGCCGGGCCCGAACGACGTGTACGTCTCGCTGGCCCAGGTGCGCAAGAACGGTCTGCGCAAGGGCGACCACGTCACCGGCGCCGTACGGCAGCCCAAGGACGGCGAGCGCCGCGAGAAGTTCAACGCGCTGGTCCGGCTGGACTCGGCCAACGGCATGGGCGCCGACTCGGGCCGCGGCCGTCCGGAGTTCAACAAGCTCACCCCGCTGTACCCGCAGGACCGGCTCCGGCTGGAGACCGACCCGGGCGTGCTGACCACCCGGATCATCGACCTGGTGTCGCCGATCGGCAAGGGCCAGCGCGGGCTGATCGTGGCGCCGCCGAAGACCGGCAAGACCATGATCATGCAGGCGATCGCCAACGCGATCACCACCAACAACCCCGAGTGCCACCTGATGGTCGTGCTGGTCGACGAGCGTCCGGAGGAGGTCACCGACATGCAGCGCTCGGTGAAGGGCGAGGTCATCTCCTCGACCTTCGACCGGCCCGCCGAGGACCACACCACCGTCGCCGAGCTGGCCATCGAGCGTGCCAAGCGGCTGGTGGAGCTGGGGCACGACGTGGTGGTGCTGCTGGACTCCATCACCCGGCTGGGCCGCGCCTACAACCTGGCGGCGCCCGCCTCCGGCCGGATCCTGTCCGGCGGTGTCGACTCGACCGCGCTCTACCCGCCGAAGCGGTTCTTCGGCGCGGCGCGCAACATCGAGGACGGCGGCTCGCTGACCATCCTGGCCACCGCGCTGGTCGAGACCGGCTCGCGGATGGACGAGGTGATCTTCGAGGAGTTCAAGGGCACCGGCAACATGGAGCTCAAGCTCGACCGCAAGCTCGCCGACAAGCGGATCTTCCCGGCGGTCGACGTCGACCCGTCCGGTACCCGCAAGGAGGAGATCCTGCTGGACCGCGACGAGCTGGGCATCGTCTGGAAGCTGCGCCGGGTGCTGCACGCGCTGGACTCGCAGCAGGCGATCGAGCTGCTGCTGGACAAGATGAAGCAGACCAAGTCCAACGCCGAGTTCCTGATGCAGATCGCCAAGACGACGCCGGGTCAGAACAACGACTGA
- a CDS encoding trypsin-like serine protease: MGTSGAALSTPPPRRAFFFHDRSHVTFFHKGGRRARLAVAAPLTALAVGAASLILTAPAHAGAVADGQGGPTATQSQLRARVHEAVKRLPVAERAAAGPTATTGATATTGATAKPRIIGGGTTNISTAPWMVQLIYLNPDDDSIEFCGGTLVAQNKVLTAGHCVSGLDWVNNGVIVGDTGILGGTDASPVVGVTAQWVNPSYNGSTIDNDVALLTLDHPLNLKTLPLATPNDTALYQAGTQAKVYGWGVTDSEPNSPNLAETLQSLTLSVNGDTECADELDGVLGDPDAYIAGHMLCGGAGGTGDDATGKTTCSGDSGGPLVAGGKLIGLVSWGVSSDTQDCNVPGTYDVFTRFSTYSGVVQPRINDTDVTRDAKADVIAQTPAGASYVYASTGTGVKGRVTAPASFKNYDTVIQADLERDGYQDYILRATSSGNTFMGHRTADRASYSYTRIGSAWKTLKALLVPGDVTGDGIPDLLTEDSAGRLWIYSGKGNGLFNTAVMPGVSWSPYNLVIGHGDFSGDGLTDVLARDTKTGGLYLLRGTGSAAAPFLAPVLISTGWNGYDKLVTVGDFSGDGRADLLARVPSGSFYLFKGTGTAGPGAFAASVRIGTGWNMYNLVD, from the coding sequence GTGGGCACGTCCGGTGCCGCCCTCTCCACTCCACCGCCGCGCCGGGCGTTCTTCTTCCACGACAGGAGCCATGTGACTTTCTTCCACAAGGGTGGCCGGCGGGCCCGTCTCGCCGTCGCCGCCCCGCTCACCGCGCTGGCCGTCGGCGCCGCGAGTCTGATCCTGACGGCTCCGGCACACGCCGGAGCCGTCGCCGACGGCCAGGGGGGGCCGACGGCCACGCAGAGCCAACTGCGGGCCCGGGTGCACGAAGCGGTGAAGCGCCTGCCCGTCGCCGAGCGGGCGGCGGCCGGCCCGACCGCCACCACCGGCGCCACCGCCACCACCGGCGCCACCGCCAAGCCGCGCATCATCGGCGGCGGTACGACCAACATCAGCACCGCGCCGTGGATGGTCCAGCTCATCTACCTCAACCCGGACGACGACAGCATCGAGTTCTGCGGCGGCACCCTGGTCGCCCAGAACAAGGTGCTGACCGCGGGGCACTGCGTGTCCGGTCTGGACTGGGTGAACAACGGCGTGATCGTGGGTGACACCGGCATCCTCGGCGGCACCGACGCCAGCCCGGTCGTGGGCGTCACCGCCCAGTGGGTGAACCCGTCGTACAACGGCAGCACGATCGACAACGACGTGGCGCTGCTGACGCTCGACCACCCGCTCAACCTCAAGACCCTGCCGCTGGCCACGCCGAACGACACCGCGCTGTACCAGGCGGGGACGCAGGCGAAGGTCTACGGCTGGGGCGTCACCGACTCGGAGCCGAACAGCCCGAACCTGGCCGAGACTTTGCAGAGCCTGACCCTGTCGGTGAACGGCGACACCGAGTGCGCCGACGAACTCGACGGCGTGCTCGGCGACCCCGACGCCTACATAGCCGGGCACATGCTGTGCGGCGGCGCCGGCGGGACGGGCGACGACGCCACCGGCAAGACCACCTGCTCCGGCGACTCCGGCGGCCCGCTGGTGGCCGGCGGCAAACTGATCGGCCTGGTCTCGTGGGGCGTCAGCTCCGACACGCAGGACTGCAACGTGCCGGGCACGTACGACGTGTTCACCAGGTTCTCGACGTACAGCGGGGTCGTGCAGCCGCGGATCAACGACACCGACGTGACGCGGGACGCCAAGGCCGACGTGATCGCCCAGACCCCGGCCGGCGCGTCGTACGTGTACGCGTCGACGGGTACCGGGGTGAAGGGCCGGGTGACGGCCCCCGCGTCGTTCAAGAACTACGACACGGTCATCCAGGCGGACCTGGAGCGCGACGGGTACCAGGACTACATCCTGCGCGCCACCAGCAGCGGCAACACCTTCATGGGACACCGCACCGCCGACCGGGCGTCGTACTCGTACACCCGGATCGGCTCCGCCTGGAAGACGCTCAAGGCGCTGCTGGTGCCCGGGGACGTCACCGGGGACGGCATCCCCGACCTGCTCACCGAGGACTCGGCGGGCCGGCTGTGGATCTACTCCGGCAAGGGCAACGGGCTGTTCAACACCGCGGTCATGCCCGGCGTCAGCTGGAGCCCGTACAACCTGGTGATCGGCCACGGCGACTTCAGCGGCGACGGTCTCACGGACGTACTCGCCCGTGACACCAAGACCGGCGGCCTGTACCTGCTGCGGGGCACCGGCAGCGCGGCGGCACCGTTCCTGGCGCCGGTGCTGATCTCCACCGGGTGGAACGGCTACGACAAGCTGGTCACCGTCGGGGACTTCTCCGGCGACGGCCGCGCGGACCTGCTGGCGCGGGTCCCGTCCGGCTCGTTCTACCTGTTCAAGGGAACCGGCACGGCCGGCCCGGGGGCCTTCGCGGCCTCGGTCCGGATCGGGACCGGCTGGAACATGTACAACCTGGTGGACTGA
- the prfA gene encoding peptide chain release factor 1, whose amino-acid sequence MFEAVEELIGEHADLEKQLADPAVHADQANARKLNKRYAELTPIVTAYRSWRQTGDDIGTARELAADDPDFAAEVKELEKEREELTERLRLLLVPRDPSDDKDVILEVKAGEGGEESALFAGDLLRMYLRYAERVGWKTEILDANASDLGGYKDVQVAVKARAGREAGHGVWARLKYEGGVHRVQRVPATESQGRIHTSAVGVLVTPEAEDVEVEIGPNDLRIDVYRSSGPGGQSVNTTDSAVRITHLPSGLVVSCQNEKSQLQNKESAMRILRSRLLAAAQEEAEREASDARRSQVRTVDRSERIRTYNFPENRISDHRVGFKAYNLDQVLDGDLDTMIQACVDADSAARLAAAGDGS is encoded by the coding sequence ATGTTCGAGGCGGTCGAGGAACTGATCGGCGAGCACGCCGACCTCGAAAAGCAGCTCGCCGACCCCGCGGTGCACGCGGACCAGGCCAACGCCCGCAAGCTCAACAAGCGCTACGCCGAACTGACCCCCATCGTCACCGCCTACCGCTCCTGGCGGCAGACCGGCGACGACATCGGCACCGCCCGCGAACTCGCGGCCGACGACCCGGACTTCGCCGCCGAGGTGAAGGAACTGGAGAAGGAGCGCGAGGAGCTGACCGAGCGGCTGCGGCTGCTGCTGGTCCCGCGCGACCCCAGTGACGACAAGGACGTCATCTTGGAGGTCAAGGCCGGCGAGGGCGGCGAGGAGTCCGCGCTGTTCGCCGGCGACCTGCTGCGGATGTACCTGCGCTACGCCGAGCGCGTCGGCTGGAAGACCGAGATCCTCGACGCCAACGCCTCCGACCTCGGCGGCTACAAGGACGTGCAGGTCGCGGTGAAGGCCAGGGCCGGCCGCGAGGCCGGCCACGGCGTCTGGGCCCGGCTGAAGTACGAGGGCGGGGTGCACCGGGTGCAGCGGGTGCCCGCCACCGAGTCCCAGGGCCGTATCCACACCTCCGCCGTCGGTGTGCTGGTCACCCCGGAGGCGGAGGACGTCGAGGTCGAGATCGGGCCCAACGACCTGCGGATCGACGTGTACCGCTCGTCGGGACCCGGCGGCCAGTCGGTCAACACCACCGACTCCGCGGTCCGCATCACCCACCTGCCCTCCGGCCTGGTGGTCTCCTGCCAGAACGAGAAGAGCCAGCTGCAGAACAAGGAGTCGGCGATGCGCATCCTGCGCTCCCGGCTGCTGGCCGCCGCGCAGGAGGAGGCCGAGCGGGAGGCGTCCGACGCCCGCCGCAGCCAGGTGCGCACGGTGGACCGCTCCGAGCGCATCCGCACCTACAACTTCCCGGAGAACCGCATCTCCGACCACCGCGTCGGCTTCAAGGCGTACAACCTGGACCAGGTGCTCGACGGTGACCTCGACACGATGATCCAGGCCTGCGTGGACGCCGACTCGGCCGCCAGACTGGCCGCGGCCGGCGACGGCAGCTGA
- a CDS encoding LCP family protein: MPDDQLPRTGSSPLGASAGRRRRRRALHVVAWAAAGVVLAGSAGAGYLYVRLNGNIHSVDIDSALGRDRPARLGNGSMDILVLGSDSRSGANAEYGHSSGARSDTAMIVHLDRGHKAASVVSVPRDTLVHRPACTAPGGRRRPAAPQVMFNTAYAVGGPACTVKTVEKLTGLRMDHYVEVDFTGFKNLVDALGGVPLTTTRAINDRKSHLNLAAGTHTLHGEQALGLVRTRHGVADGSDLGRIQLQQAFMKALLERISGIGVLSSPAKLLSAADTATRAVTTDTGLGTVTKLMGFAQSVQHLDSRRVHMVTLPVRSAPSDPNRVVPIGRQAAMVWAALRADRPIPAAATKGSAAADRDAGRVVGADPTPGARSGGH; encoded by the coding sequence ATGCCCGACGACCAGCTGCCGCGGACCGGGTCCAGCCCGCTGGGGGCTTCGGCCGGTCGCAGGCGCCGCCGCAGGGCGCTGCACGTCGTGGCCTGGGCTGCGGCGGGCGTGGTGCTGGCCGGGAGCGCCGGGGCCGGGTACCTCTACGTCCGGCTGAACGGCAACATCCACAGCGTCGACATCGACTCCGCGCTCGGCCGCGACCGCCCGGCCCGGCTCGGCAACGGCTCCATGGACATCCTGGTGCTCGGCTCCGACTCGCGCTCCGGCGCCAACGCCGAGTACGGCCACAGCAGCGGCGCCCGCTCCGACACCGCGATGATCGTGCACCTGGACAGGGGCCACAAGGCCGCCAGCGTGGTCAGCGTCCCGCGCGACACCCTCGTCCACCGCCCGGCCTGCACCGCGCCCGGCGGCCGGAGACGGCCCGCGGCGCCCCAGGTGATGTTCAACACCGCCTACGCGGTCGGCGGCCCGGCCTGCACGGTCAAGACGGTGGAGAAGCTCACCGGGCTGCGGATGGACCACTACGTCGAGGTCGACTTCACCGGCTTCAAGAACCTGGTCGACGCCCTCGGCGGGGTCCCGCTCACCACCACCAGGGCGATCAACGACCGCAAGAGCCATCTCAACCTGGCGGCCGGCACCCACACCCTGCACGGCGAGCAGGCGCTCGGCCTGGTCCGCACCCGGCACGGCGTCGCCGACGGCAGCGACCTGGGCCGTATCCAGCTCCAGCAGGCGTTCATGAAGGCGCTGCTGGAGCGGATCAGCGGCATCGGCGTGCTGAGCAGCCCCGCCAAGCTGCTCTCGGCCGCCGACACCGCCACCAGGGCGGTCACCACCGACACCGGGCTCGGCACGGTCACCAAGCTGATGGGCTTCGCGCAGAGCGTGCAGCACCTGGACTCCCGCCGGGTGCACATGGTGACGCTGCCGGTACGGTCCGCGCCCAGCGACCCCAACCGGGTGGTGCCGATCGGCCGGCAGGCCGCGATGGTGTGGGCGGCGCTGCGGGCCGACCGGCCGATCCCGGCCGCCGCGACCAAGGGCTCGGCGGCGGCCGACCGGGACGCCGGGCGGGTGGTCGGCGCCGATCCGACCCCGGGCGCCCGCTCCGGCGGACACTGA
- the thrC gene encoding threonine synthase, producing the protein MNATIDQPRMSGTHQWRGIIEEYRGRLPVGADTPVVTLLEGGTPLVPAQLLSERTGCDVYLKVEGANPTGSFKDRGMTMAISKAKQDGAQAVICASTGNTSASAAAYAVRAGMVCAVLVPQGKIALGKMGQALVHGSRILQVDGNFDDCLQLARGLSEKYPVALVNSVNPVRIEGQKTAAFEIVDALGDAPDIHVLPVGNAGNITAYWRGYREYAADGMATQTPRMWGFQASGSAPIVNGAPVPQPQTIATAIRIGNPASWEYAVAARDESGGLIEAVTDRQILSAYRLLAAKEGVFVEPASAASVAGLLKAADEGEVDPGQRIVCTVTGNGLKDPDWAVAGAPQPVTVPVDADAAATHLGLA; encoded by the coding sequence ATGAACGCAACCATCGATCAGCCCCGAATGTCCGGCACCCACCAGTGGCGCGGCATCATCGAGGAGTACCGCGGCCGGCTGCCGGTCGGCGCGGACACCCCGGTGGTCACGCTGCTGGAGGGTGGCACCCCGCTGGTTCCGGCGCAGCTGCTGTCGGAGCGGACCGGCTGCGATGTCTACCTGAAGGTCGAGGGGGCCAACCCGACCGGGTCCTTCAAGGACCGCGGGATGACCATGGCCATCTCCAAGGCCAAGCAGGACGGCGCCCAGGCCGTCATCTGCGCCTCCACCGGCAACACCTCCGCGTCGGCCGCGGCCTACGCGGTACGGGCCGGCATGGTGTGCGCGGTGCTGGTGCCGCAGGGCAAGATCGCCCTCGGCAAGATGGGGCAGGCGCTGGTGCACGGCAGCCGCATCCTCCAGGTCGACGGCAACTTCGACGACTGCCTGCAACTGGCCCGCGGCCTGAGCGAGAAATACCCGGTGGCGCTGGTCAACTCGGTCAACCCGGTGCGGATCGAGGGACAGAAGACGGCCGCCTTCGAGATCGTCGACGCGCTCGGCGACGCCCCCGACATCCACGTCCTGCCGGTGGGCAACGCGGGGAACATCACCGCGTACTGGCGTGGCTACCGCGAGTACGCGGCCGACGGGATGGCCACCCAAACACCGCGGATGTGGGGCTTCCAGGCGTCCGGCTCCGCGCCGATCGTCAACGGGGCGCCGGTACCGCAGCCGCAGACCATCGCCACCGCGATCCGGATCGGCAACCCGGCGTCCTGGGAGTACGCGGTCGCCGCCCGCGACGAGTCCGGCGGCCTCATCGAGGCGGTGACGGACCGCCAGATCCTGTCCGCGTACCGCCTGCTGGCGGCCAAGGAGGGCGTCTTCGTCGAGCCCGCCTCCGCCGCGTCCGTGGCCGGCCTGCTGAAGGCGGCGGACGAGGGCGAGGTGGACCCGGGCCAGCGGATCGTCTGCACGGTCACCGGCAACGGCCTCAAGGACCCCGACTGGGCCGTCGCCGGCGCGCCGCAGCCCGTCACCGTCCCCGTCGACGCGGACGCCGCCGCCACCCACCTCGGCCTCGCCTGA
- the rpmE gene encoding 50S ribosomal protein L31, translating to MKPEIHPPYVETQVTCTCGASFTTRSTDTGGQIRAEVCSACHPFYTGKQKILDTGGRVARFEARFGKGRTTAGSGKK from the coding sequence GTGAAGCCCGAGATCCACCCCCCGTACGTCGAGACCCAGGTCACCTGCACCTGCGGCGCCTCGTTCACCACGCGCAGCACCGACACCGGCGGCCAGATCCGCGCCGAGGTGTGCTCCGCGTGCCACCCGTTCTACACGGGCAAGCAGAAGATCCTCGACACCGGTGGCCGCGTGGCCCGCTTCGAGGCCCGCTTCGGCAAGGGCAGGACGACCGCCGGGTCCGGCAAGAAGTAG